In a genomic window of Trichoderma atroviride chromosome 4, complete sequence:
- a CDS encoding uncharacterized protein (EggNog:ENOG41), which produces MASSSNPFRKPATQHAESRYPAIDSISSVQLFPPPKTSFRDENVPPAAAQSPSQKAKVVKKVRVLSPPPRSPDSPELTASYFNSATPTQPYAQEQDPFSNAVVDENSWEDASATPPPQPQPALPQARQPLMETTQMQRPVQTVANPFSKKKTHDAGNSKDLKEDLHEEGEALKAAQSARRSLNVDSFKRLLMTGDASPLNSASPTDSSSDLDRIDRSKPAQDAAAPAAARTNREKKAPPPPPSSRHGKVIRPEQNVTSSESTISSPVEKLAEPVAHHKEPSRPVLSRESSASSNSSIEELPVKFDSHPAGLTSSPDQMDASTTPPHNAKKAVPAPPPRRQPRIEVKTNASDSQENEPPPRTSMDSIMSRSGSVRQSTNAPAPPPPRRTISSSKHPSHPSTPQSSTYIHPPELDPPRASLDSARPMAPPPPPTRNPSTRRPQSLYGLESSQRRAMTDIKPRDTVAPPPPPSRSQSSTGGRSGRTSLDSARKPRTSADDFSDINEQYLGQSGQSVDILADLESLQREVDALRGKMG; this is translated from the coding sequence ATGGCGTCGTCATCAAATCCCTTCCGCAAGCCTGCCACGCAGCATGCAGAGAGTCGCTACCCAGCAATCGACTCCATCAGCTCCGTCCAGCTGTTCCCGCCTCCCAAGACGAGCTTCCGCGACGAAAACGTGCCTCCTGCGGCCGCGCAATCGCCCTCCCAGAAAGCAAAGGTGGTGAAAAAGGTCCGCGTGCTGTCACCGCCTCCGCGGTCGCCCGACTCGCCCGAGTTGACGGCCAGCTACTTCAACTCTGCCACACCAACACAGCCCTATGCACAGGAGCAAGATCCCTTCAGCAACGCCGTGGTCGACGAGAACAGCTGGGAGGATGCATCCGCTACCCCACcccctcagcctcagccggCTCTTCCGCAGGCACGGCAGCCGCTGATGGAGACGACGCAGATGCAGCGGCCGGTGCAGACCGTGGCCAATCCCTttagcaagaagaagacgcacGACGCTGGCAACTCCAAGGACCTGAAGGAGGATCTGCacgaggagggcgaggcgCTCAAGGCGGCCCAGTCTGCGAGGCGGTCCTTGAACGTGGATTCGTTCAAGCGATTGCTCATGACGGGCGATGCGAGTCCGCTCAACTCGGCGTCTCCAACGGACTCTTCTTCCGACCTCGATCGCATCGATCGCTCAAAGCCCGCacaggatgctgctgctccggcTGCAGCACGAACCAacagggagaagaaggctccTCCACCGCCTCCAAGCTCCAGACACGGAAAGGTGATTAGGCCTGAGCAGAATGTCACCAGCTCTGAGAGTACCATCAGCAGCCCCGTAGAAAAGCTGGCCGAGCCGGTTGCGCATCACAAGGAGCCGTCTCGGCCTGTGCTGTCTCGAGAGAGCTCGGCAAGCAGCAACTCTTCAATAGAGGAGCTGCCCGTGAAATTTGATAGTCACCCCGCCGGGCTTACATCCAGCCCTGATCAAATGGATGCTTCTACAACCCCTCCTCACAATGCCAAAAAAGCTGTGCCGGCCCCTCCCCCCCGACGACAGCCTCGAATTGAGGTCAAGACAAATGCCTCGGACTCTCAAGAGAATGAACCGCCTCCACGCACGTCAATGGACTCGATTATGTCTAGGTCTGGCAGTGTCCGCCAAAGTACCAATGCGCCAGCACCTCCACCGCCCCGGAGAACAATATCGAGCTCGAAGCACCCGAGCCATCCAAGCACGCCGCAATCCTCTACGTACATCCATCCTCCCGAACTTGATCCGCCAAGAGCCTCCCTCGATTCAGCAAGGCCCATGgcgcctcctccaccacccaCGCGCAATCCATCTACTCGCCGGCCTCAAAGTTTATACGGCCTAGAGTCCTCTCAACGACGAGCCATGACCGATATCAAACCGCGAGACACAGtggctcctcctccgccccCCTCGAGGAGCCAAAGCAGCACAGGTGGACGGTCTGGACGAACAAGTCTAGACTCGGCGAGGAAGCCAAGAACATCTGCGGACGATTTCAGCGACATCAATGAACAGTACTTGGGGCAAAGCGGGCAAAGCGTAGACATTCTTGCTGATCTTGAATCGCTACAAAGAGAGGTGGATGCTTTGCGAGGGAAGATGGGTTGA
- a CDS encoding uncharacterized protein (TransMembrane:4 (i30-51o71-93i100-119o125-145i)): protein MARRRRPPRAGALTELQPLKIAAQIASLQALYYFAALVLMLFTALVAGMSFDLNLILGWDRVRGDTTQGWLLAFVWILNGGFCMSLAMVVLVARSKLVPDFALTIHFLHLLFTCLYTRSLPRHSMWWFTMLASSATAVGLGMWGCRYRELQPVFFLGGRILGSGTSGPTNNTARSMGDGALHPDVEDGMGGSSSTAGEYEMGQMKPST from the exons ATGGCTCGCCGACGCAGGCCCCCTCGCGCCGGCGCCCTCACAGAGCTCCAGCCTCTCAAAATCGCCGCCCAGATAGCCAGCCTCCAAGCCCTCTACTACTTCGCCGCCCTCGTCCTCATGCTCTTCACGGCCCTCGTCGCCGGCATGTCTTTCGACCTCAACCTCATCCTCGGGTGGGATCGCGTCCGCGGCGATACAACGCAAGGATGGCTCCTGGCCTTTGTGTGGATTCTCAACGGAGGCTTTTGCAT GTCCCTCGCCAtggtcgtcctcgtcgcGCGCAGCAAACTCGTCCCCGACTTTGCCCTCACAATCCActtcctccacctcctcttCACATGCCTCTACACGCGCTCCCTCCCGCGCCACTCCATGTGGTGGTTCACCATGCtcgcctcctccgccaccgccgtcgGCCTGGGCATGTGGGGATGCCGCTACCGCGAGCTGCagcccgtcttcttcctcggcggcAGGATCCTCGGGTCCGGCACGTCCGGCCCTACGAATAATACTGCTAGAAGCATGGGCGATGGTGCGCTGCACCCCGACGTGGAAGACGGCATGGGCGGATCGTCGAGTACGGCGGGAGAATACGAAATGGGCCAGATGAAGCCTTCGACATAG